GGCACTCGCTCTGTACGCGCGGGACTTCCCCGGCAGCTCGGAGGAGTTCCACGGTCCCCGGTTCCCGATGATGCCGTTGCCGGGGCAGGCCGGCGCCTTCGCTTCCTCCGTTGGCTTCGACCGCGAGGAGGAGAGCCTCAGCATCAGCCTGCGGTCCGCGCTGCTGATGCTGGCCCAAGCCCGGAGGAAGGCACACCAGTGACACGCTCGTTGCCCAGCGCACCCACCCCGCAGTACGGGGCCCCGGCCCTGCCGCTCACCACCAGGAGGACCCCCGTGGACATAGACCCTGAGATGCACATGTACGACTGCCCGGGAACCAACGGACGCGGTTGCGAGACCTGCGAGGGGTGGGAGGGTCGCACCTTCGACGAGATCCGCGCGGAGCTTGCGGGGACCCCGGCCGGGGCGCCGGCCCCCGGTCCGATCCTCCGGGCACAGGAAGCGGACCGGACCGGCCGCCACGCCGACCACTGCGACCGTTTCGCCTACGACGGCGGGATCTGCAACTGCGCGGACGACTACGACCGGGAACCGCCGAACATGGCCGACCTGGAGGACGGCATCGACGCCAGGTGGTGAAGCCAGGATCGGGCCTTGCGGCCCACCCTGGTAGGGCCCTCGCCGCACAGCCGGTGGGGGCCCTACTGCTGCCGCAGCGGCTGCCGCAGGTGCTGCCGCAGCCGCTGTTGCAGGTGAGCTGTCATGCGTTCTGACCTGCGGCAACCCCCCTCGACCCCCGCCCCTCCAGAAGGTGCGACAGGGAGGCACGACAGCCCCTTTCGTGGGTTCCCGGCCCCGTGAGGCCGTGACGTCACCAGGAAGCCTCTACGCTGCCGCCCATGGACATCTACGCGATGACGAATCAGAAGGGTGGTGTCGGCAAGACCGCCAACACCATCAACCTGGGGGCGGCCCTTGCCGTTCTCGAACGCCGGGTGCTGCTGGTCGACTGGGACCCGCAGGGGCACATGACCGAGGCTCTGGGCGTGACCGAGAGCCCTGACGACCGGACGATGAAGGGCTGGATCCTGGGGGAGTGGACCGGCGACCCGCACGAACTGGTCGTCGCCTACCGGGACCGGCTGCACGTCCTGCCGACCAACATGGACATGTTCATGCTGGACAAGGGTCTCTACGCCGCGACCGCCCGGGAGATGCGGCTGGCGAAGCTGCTGGCCCAGTTCGAGGACGACTACGACGTCTGCGTCATCGACGCCCCGCCGTCCCTCGGCATCGGGACGGAGTGCGCGTTGATGGCCGCGCGACAGAGGCCCGGACGGCGCGGGGGCCTGCTGGTACCGGTTGAGGCCGAGGACTCCAGCATCCGGGCACTGCGGCTGCTGCTACGGCAGGTCGCGATCCTCTCCGACGACATGGACGTCGCCATCGACGTCCTGGGCCTCATCCCGACGCGCTTCGACATGCGGGACGGCGAGATCGTCAGCAGCATGCTGGAGGCGTTCCGCGGTCTCGGGGCACCTCCGGTGATCGCGGAGATCAAGAAGCGCACGGACGTCCGGAAGGCGTGGCGGGCGAAGGTGCCCCTGCTGGAGTTCGACCCGAAGTGTGAAGCGTCGGGATGGTTCCGCGACCTGGCGAAGGCGGTTCTGGCCTCATGAGTGCAGCACGGCAGCCCACTCCGCCCCCGGACATGGGCGGGGTCAGTGGCGACTGGGAGAAGCTCAAGAAACTCCGCCGCGGCGAGAAGACCGAGCCGGAGCAGAACGGCGACCAGGAGCAGCGCGACGTCGACCAGGAGCAGCCGCGCGGGCGTCGCAAGTCCCCGCCGGGGCGAAGCCGCGGCGGCCGGCGCCCGCCGCCCGCCGCCGCCGACGCGGTCCCCACCACCGTGCGGTTCGACCCCGAGGAGTCCTCGCAGATCGACAGGTTCGTCCTGGAGCTCCGCGACGACGCCGGGCGCCGGGCACTGGACAAAGCCGAGGTCGTCCGGGAGCTGATCCGGATGGGCATGGAGCACGAGCCGACCCGCAAGGCGTTGCTGCGGCGGCTGCGGTGAGGCACTGAGCAGGAAGTAAAAGGCGCACGTCAGGGCCGCAACGCGTGAAGCGTTGCGGCCCTGACGTGCGTAAAAGGCCGTGCCGCACGGACAGAACGGACGTTGCAGCGGACCCCTGGTGACGTCACGAGGCCACGAGGCCGCGAGTTCACCCAAGCCCCTTGACAATGGGTGTGCAGAAAGCGCACAGTATGGGTGTGCGGCAAACGCACACCTTCTGAGAGGGGAACACCATGGCCGTCTCCATCACCCGCACCACCGAGTCCACCACCATCGACTGGACCCGCTCCGACGACCCGCAGGGCTACATCGTCCAGGCCGTCGACAACGGGCGCCTGGAGCAGGCGCTCACCGCCCTCGGCCTCAACTCCTACGCCGACATCGCCGCCCTGGACGAGTTCGAGCGGGCCGACCTGCTCCGCAACACCGCACACCTCGTCAACGACCTGACCCGCCGCGTCCGGCACCTCACCGTCGCCTGCCGCGAGAGCGGCATGAGCTGGGGCACCCTCGCCTCCAACCTGACCGGCGACCCGAACGCCCGCAGCACCGCCCGCAGCACCTACGAGGCCGGAGT
This sequence is a window from Streptomyces sp. NBC_01335. Protein-coding genes within it:
- a CDS encoding ParA family protein, which translates into the protein MDIYAMTNQKGGVGKTANTINLGAALAVLERRVLLVDWDPQGHMTEALGVTESPDDRTMKGWILGEWTGDPHELVVAYRDRLHVLPTNMDMFMLDKGLYAATAREMRLAKLLAQFEDDYDVCVIDAPPSLGIGTECALMAARQRPGRRGGLLVPVEAEDSSIRALRLLLRQVAILSDDMDVAIDVLGLIPTRFDMRDGEIVSSMLEAFRGLGAPPVIAEIKKRTDVRKAWRAKVPLLEFDPKCEASGWFRDLAKAVLAS